One Corynebacterium matruchotii genomic window, AGAGCTTATTATTGAGGTAAAATCCATCCAAACCAATTCTGTCAGGTTACTTCAAGAAAATCCACGATTACTCAGGGGTGGCACCCAAGTGGATGCTTCTGACAGACGTAGGGTAGATTTTTCCGATGGGACTTCACTCGATACAACATGTTTACTTGTTGGTGAATTTGATATTCTTGCAGTAAACTGCCGTCCTTTTACCGATAATTGGGATTTTGCTTTTGCTCTCAATGTGGATTTGGAACGTAGTTCTTATAAAAAGTATTCTCCGTTGCAGCAATCCAAGCTCATCAAATCAATGCAATATCTTACTTGGCCTTTAAAAGCAGATGGCATATTCACTACTGATTTTCAAGATGTGCTGGATCGCGCATGGAAAATAAAGTAATTCACCTATTTTGAAGAGGCACCACGGCGTCGCTTAGGCCGCGGTTTGATGAATACAAGGAAATAAGAATGGTTTTTCCGGGCATGGACTTGTTTTTTCACTCGGGAGATTCCAGCTTTATTGGTTCGGGTGACGACAAAGAGATCTTTGGCGTAAAAACCGTAGTTGGCGTATTCATTGATGATTTCTACATGTGTTAACCATTGCTTATTTGCGGATACTTCGTCTTGACATTTGACGATAAGGACACCGTTGTCTTTAAGAACTCGCCATGCTTCTCGCCCGGCGCGGAAATATAGGTCGGTGACTGCCGCATGCCATTTGGGTGGTGGGGTGCCATTATCTCCGGGAAGAGTGGATTCGGTGCCATTGCTGTAGTAGTCACGAAATCCTGCGTGTGTTCCGGTACCGGCACTGCTGGTTTTATTGGCTCGCAGTAAACCTTCCATGTAGGGCGGGTCTAAAACAACTGCGTCTAGGGAGGCATCATCATAGGGGAGATCACGGCAATCTACTCCGGTAGCAAGATCTGTGGCCAGTAATGTGTAGTTGTCGAGGTTAACGTTGCGCCAAAACACTCCTTTTCCATAGGTGACATCTGCAATGGTGGCGCCTTCTGGGACGTGGAGCGCAAGGATGTTGGGGAATACGTCACTATTTCCTGACCGGTAGGAGGAGAAAATCACATCGCTGCGGGTTTCGCCTCCTTGGGTGCGTTGTGATTTGTTTTTCGATGGCGTTTCGGCAACTTCCACGCCAAATATGTCGAGGACAGGGTGTGTTTCTTGTTGCGATTGAGCCATGATTATGAATGTTACCGGAATTATTGTTGCAGAAAGATTCCGGGTTCTTCTTTTATTTCACGCCGCTCCCCCGCTGATTGTGCAGTAAAACACCCATTAATCAGATTAGCTGCCTGCTGGTTGGCGGTATTATTTAAGGTGTTTTGTTCAGCATCCGTTGTGTAGGGAGCAGTCTCGTGGCTAAGCATTTCGAATTTACTGGTGATGAGCGTGTGTTTGAGGGGGTGACGGTGCACCGGATTCGCGCGCTTGTCGATTTGCCGGAGCTTAATGTTGTAGCTGGTGATGTTGGGGGTTGGGTGGAGTCGGAGGATAATGTGTCGGATTCTGCTTGGGTCATGGGTGAGGCTGTGGTGTGTCAGGATGCGCGGGTCATGGATTCCGCGGTGGTTTCGGGTAGTGCGGTGGTTTCGGGGCAGGCCAAGGTGTCTGGTTCGGTGGTGGTGACGGATAATGCCCAGGTGACCGATGGTGCGAAGGTTTCGGGTAGCGCGGTGGTTTCGGGGCAGTCACAGGTGCGGGGGAAGGCGAAGGTGAATGGTTCGGTGACAATTATGGATAATGCGCAGGTGCGTGATGATGTGGAGATTAGCGGCAAGGTGAAGTTTTTGGGGAATGCGCAGGTGTTTGGTTCAGCGTTGATTTCGGGTTCGTGTCGTATTGAGGATGATGCGCAGGTGTTTGAGCATGCGGAGTTGTATGGTCGGGTGCGGGTGAAGGATCGGGCGCAGGTGCACGGGAGCGCGGTGGTGTATGGCAAGGTGAAGATTAAGGGGAAGTCGAACGTGCACTGATTTGTTGCTTGTCGACGCCCTCCCGGTGGGGTTAGGTCAGGTCGCCGTCGATGTAGCGTTGGAGGGTGGGGCCTACTGTTTTGACGAGGGTTTCGGTGTCGAGGCTGGCCATGGGTTCCATGCCAATGAGGTATCGGGTGGTGGCCACACCGGAGATTTGGCTAACGAGGAGGGCGATGCGGGTTTCCCGGTGGGGGTCGTCTGGGTCCAGGATGTGTTCTGAGAGCGGCAGGATAGCGTCGGAGATGATGGACCAGGTGGCGGTGGCGTTGCTGGCGATGGCGTGCCGGAGGGCGGCGAGGTAGGATTGGCCCGCCGGGGAGGTCCAGAGGATTTCGGCGTAGCGGATGATGCTTTCCCCTAGTTGTTCCCGGGGGGTGGTGGTGAGCATGGTGGTTACTTCGTCCATGTTGATGGTGTAGGTAACAACGGCGTAGAAGAGTTTTTCTTTGCCTCCGAAGTAGTGGTTGATGAGTGCTGCGTCCACGCCGGCGGCGGCAGCTATTTTGCGGACGCTTACTCGGTCGTAGGCGGCGGCGGCGAAGAGTTCCCGCGCCGCTCGGATGATTCGGGCCCGGGTTTGGTCGCCTTTGCTTGTTTTCGCCATACCCCAAGTATTACTTGGTGGTCCGCCGCATCGTCAATGAGGATGCGTACAAGGCCACAATGATGAGGATGATGAGCCCGCCGATGTAGCGCCATACGCTGGTATCGAGGGTGTCGGTGGTGGTAATGGTGCGGACTACTTCAACCGCCCAGGTCATGGGGAGGATTCGGGCGATGGTTTCGAGGATGTTGGGCATCGCTTCGAGGGGGATGAAGAGGCCGCAGAGCAGGAGTTGGGGTGCGATAAAGACGGGCATGAATTGGACGGCCTGGAATTCGGAGCGGGCGAGGGCGCTGGCGAAAAGGCCGAGGGATACGCCGAGGAAGGCGTCGAGAAGCGCGATAACCAGCAGCATGGGCCAGGGGCCGGTGATGTCAACGTTGAAGGGGCCGAGCACCATGAAGCAGAGGATGCCGGCCTGGATGAGCCCGAGTACGCCGAAGACGATGGCGTAGGACACCATGAGATTGATGGTGTTGATGGGGGTGGTGAGGATGCGTTCGAGGGTGCCGGTGGTGCGTTCGCGGAGCATAGCAACTGAGGTGATGAGGAACATCATGGTCAGTGGCAGTATGGCGAGCATGGTGGGCCCGATGCGGTCGAAGGGGGATGCTGGTACTTCGTGGAATTCGTAGTAGAGCAGGCTCAGTAGGACGACTGGGACGATGAGGATGAGGGCGATGGTGCGTTTGTCTGCTTTGAGTTGTTGGGCGATTCGGATGGTGGTGGCGAAATGTTTCATGATGACCCCAGTTATGAATTGTTCGCAATGTAAGCGAGGAAGGCGGCTTCCGGGTTGGTGGTGTGGGTTTCTTGTTGGATCGTGTCGATGGGTGCGTGGGCGAGGATGCGGCCGCGGCGCATGAGGATCACGTTGTCGCAGTGGTTGGCTTCGTCGAGGACGTGGCTGGAGACCATGATGGTGATGCCGGTGTCGGCGAGTTGGCGGAATACTTCCCATAGGGATTTGCGGGTGACGGGGTCGAGGCCGACGGTGGGTTCGTCGAGGATGAGCACTTGTGGGTGGGCGACGAGGGCGCAGGCGAGGCTCACGCGGCTGGCTTGGCCGCCGGATAGGTTTTCTACCAGGGTGGTGCGGTAGTCGGTGAGGCCCACGGTTTCGAGCACGTTGTCGTAGTCGGTTGCGCCGTAGAGTCGGGCGAAGTAGGTGATGTTGGCCATGACGGTGAGGTCACGGTAGATGCTGAGGTTTTGGGTGGCGTAGGCGACGGTGGTGCGTAGTTGTGCGCTGCCGGCGGGTTGGCCCAGGATGGTGATGGTGCCGCTGGTGATGCGTTGGCTGCCCACGATGGCGCGGATGAGGGTGGTTTTGCCGCACCCGGAGGGGCCGAGCAGCCCGGTAATGCTGCCTTTGTCGAGGGTGAAGGTGAGTCCGTGAAGGATGTGGTTTTTGGCGCGGGTGATATGGAGGTCGGCGACTTCCACCGCGGCGGTGGTTCGTGCACTCATACCACCACCATAATTCAACAAGTGTTGAATTTGCAATGCTGTGAAGCTTTTCGACGGCTAAAGAATAAGGCAATGCCCACTTCAGGGCGTCGTAAAGCGTTAACCACTCAATTTCTTCTGAATTGCCTCCTCCACATCGGGGGGCAGCACATCATGGATATCGCCGCCGTATTTAATGACCTCTTTGCACAGCGTGGACGACACGTGGCCGTATTTCGGATTGGTCATGAAAAACATGGTGTCCACCCCCGACAGACTGCGATTCATCTGCGCCATCGGCACCTCATACTCATAATCCAGCGCCGACCGCAGCCCCTTGACGATCACCCCAATATCATGCTTGGTGGTGTAATCCACCAACAGGCCACCCCACCAATCCACCGTCACATTGGGCAAATCGGCCACCGCTTTTTCCGCCAATTCCACCCGCTCGGAAATACTAAACAACCCGGATGGCTTATTGGGATTCCCCGTCACCAACACCACCATCTCGTCGAACTGTTGTGCGGCTCGGCGGAAAATATCGACATGCCCCATCGTGATCGGATCAAACGACCCCGGGCACACGGCACGATGAACCATCGGTTACTCCTCTCCCCCATCATCAGCCGAAAACACCGCCATGTCCATGCGCGCAATACCAAACGTGCGCTTTTT contains:
- a CDS encoding DNA methyltransferase; the protein is MAQSQQETHPVLDIFGVEVAETPSKNKSQRTQGGETRSDVIFSSYRSGNSDVFPNILALHVPEGATIADVTYGKGVFWRNVNLDNYTLLATDLATGVDCRDLPYDDASLDAVVLDPPYMEGLLRANKTSSAGTGTHAGFRDYYSNGTESTLPGDNGTPPPKWHAAVTDLYFRAGREAWRVLKDNGVLIVKCQDEVSANKQWLTHVEIINEYANYGFYAKDLFVVTRTNKAGISRVKKQVHARKNHSYFLVFIKPRPKRRRGASSK
- the coaD gene encoding pantetheine-phosphate adenylyltransferase, with the translated sequence MVHRAVCPGSFDPITMGHVDIFRRAAQQFDEMVVLVTGNPNKPSGLFSISERVELAEKAVADLPNVTVDWWGGLLVDYTTKHDIGVIVKGLRSALDYEYEVPMAQMNRSLSGVDTMFFMTNPKYGHVSSTLCKEVIKYGGDIHDVLPPDVEEAIQKKLSG
- a CDS encoding ABC transporter ATP-binding protein, with translation MSARTTAAVEVADLHITRAKNHILHGLTFTLDKGSITGLLGPSGCGKTTLIRAIVGSQRITSGTITILGQPAGSAQLRTTVAYATQNLSIYRDLTVMANITYFARLYGATDYDNVLETVGLTDYRTTLVENLSGGQASRVSLACALVAHPQVLILDEPTVGLDPVTRKSLWEVFRQLADTGITIMVSSHVLDEANHCDNVILMRRGRILAHAPIDTIQQETHTTNPEAAFLAYIANNS
- a CDS encoding ABC transporter permease — encoded protein: MKHFATTIRIAQQLKADKRTIALILIVPVVLLSLLYYEFHEVPASPFDRIGPTMLAILPLTMMFLITSVAMLRERTTGTLERILTTPINTINLMVSYAIVFGVLGLIQAGILCFMVLGPFNVDITGPWPMLLVIALLDAFLGVSLGLFASALARSEFQAVQFMPVFIAPQLLLCGLFIPLEAMPNILETIARILPMTWAVEVVRTITTTDTLDTSVWRYIGGLIILIIVALYASSLTMRRTTK
- a CDS encoding TetR/AcrR family transcriptional regulator, yielding MAKTSKGDQTRARIIRAARELFAAAAYDRVSVRKIAAAAGVDAALINHYFGGKEKLFYAVVTYTINMDEVTTMLTTTPREQLGESIIRYAEILWTSPAGQSYLAALRHAIASNATATWSIISDAILPLSEHILDPDDPHRETRIALLVSQISGVATTRYLIGMEPMASLDTETLVKTVGPTLQRYIDGDLT
- a CDS encoding polymer-forming cytoskeletal protein, with the translated sequence MAKHFEFTGDERVFEGVTVHRIRALVDLPELNVVAGDVGGWVESEDNVSDSAWVMGEAVVCQDARVMDSAVVSGSAVVSGQAKVSGSVVVTDNAQVTDGAKVSGSAVVSGQSQVRGKAKVNGSVTIMDNAQVRDDVEISGKVKFLGNAQVFGSALISGSCRIEDDAQVFEHAELYGRVRVKDRAQVHGSAVVYGKVKIKGKSNVH